In the genome of Moorena sp. SIOASIH, the window GTATCTGAAGCTTTACCTCTAACGGAAGCTGAACAACGATTTTTTGATAATCATGCCTTACCTATTGCTCAAAAGCAACGGTTTGTCTATGGCAATCTCTCCGGTTCAATGCTCTTGGTAGCTAGTAGCGCTTGGCAAGCTCACCATCCACCAGAATTATGTTTGGTGGGCAATGGTTTCAAGGTAGACTCCATTAAGCCAACCTTGCTCAATCAGTCAGTAAAGGCACGGTGGCTATCTCTACAAGACGGCAAACGTTCAGCAACCTACTGGTTTCAATCACCCCAGGGCACTACAGATGATTTCCTATCCCGAATCTGGGATTATATCGCCCACCGCAATAAGACTTGGGTGCTAGTTTCTGTTCTCTTCGATAGTGAACACAATCCCGATAGTGCTGAGATTCAGACTTTTGCTAGCGCTATCCATGATGCTATTCACCAAAGCTTAACGTCAGCAGTCAGTGGTCAGCGGTCAGCGGTCAGCGGTCAGCGGTCAGCGGTCAGCGGTCAGCGGTCAGCCTTGGCCTTTGGCCACGCTACGCGAACAGCTGTCAGTAGTCAGTGGTCAGCTTATTTTATTCAAAAGCATCTCAAGTAGCCTGACCACAGGCCTTTTGCTGATAGCTGATAGCTGATAGCTGATAGCTGATAACTGATAGCTGATAACTGATAGCTGATAGCTGATAACTAATAGCTGATAGCTGATAGCTGATAGCTGATAGCTGATAGCTGATAGCTGATAGCTGATAACTGATAGAGCAATAAAATGAATCAAAAATCTCTAAAACAAATCCTTGATGTCAGTTTTCACAGTATTTTTTGGCTGTGGAATCTGATGTTTATCACCGTTGTCTATATTGGCATCTTGCCAATTATTGGTATTCCCTTAATCCGAGAGACCTTTGATGGTGCTATTCCGGTTGATTTCTTCGTTACGTTTGTAGCATTAATTGCAGTACCAACTGTCTGTACTGTAATTGGTGCTTGGCCTCTGAGGAAGCAACCAAGGGAGTTAATGCGCTTGTTTTATGGTGTGGAAGCACCCTTGTTTGCTTGGTGCCTGATTCGTTTATTCTTGATCCGGGAATTTACCAGTGTTAGCACCTTAGTATTGGGTACAGTGTTGGTGTGTATCCTGGCATTTGCTGCAGAAGTAGTATGGGGATATGATCCTAATCGTAAACCAGTAGCATGGCTACAACTAATCGCTCATACCTTGATGCTTTTGACCAGTGTTTATGTCGGAGTGTTGCTGTTGTTTTATGTTGTTCCTGCTGCTGGTGCTTTCATCCAAAATTTCTTCAAATTTCAATGGCTAGAAAATCTGTGGTTATCATGGAGCTATATTGATATAATCGGTTTATTAATATTACTCCTATATGGCTTTAGCTTTACCCTATTTCTAGGGATGCCCTCAGCATTTACAGCCCTATATATTCATTCCGGACAGCGCATCTTAAGGGCTTTTGCCAGACAGTATGGGCGCAACCGGGCGATTCAAGGGGCACTAGCTGTGGTGAGTGTCTGGATAATTCTGTTCTTTTCCTTGAATGTACAAGCTCAAGTCGAGGCGTTTAAGCTCCTAGAAAATTACCCAAAAACGAATAGCGATCGCCAAGCCTTGATCGCTCAGTCTGATGTAATTCGCACTGGGTTAGTTAATGCCAATTTGTTCCCCTATCGGTATCTGAGTAGCCGAGAAGAGAATAACCATATCTACGCCATGTACAAAGATGTGTTTGACCTGCCAGATGACCTGTGTGAATTATTACAAAATAGCTACAATCTGGTTATGTCACCGTTTTTGTATAAGGGCTCCCGAGAGGATGTGGAAAAAGCTCAACAGCTTTATGGGGAATTCTTTGATACACCACTTCAGAAAGCTGAACGAAAAGCTGTTCAACATGCCCTACAATCTACAGCGATTATTGACCAAGCTAAGGCTGGTTTGTTGAATATCGATCAAAAACGGGTCTGGCTGCAAAAGCAAGAGGTAACCTTAGATGCCCATGGGGATTGGGCAGATGTAGAAATCTACGAGGTTTATAAGAATAAAACTACTGATGTTGAAGAAGTACTTTACTATTTTTCCTTACCAGAAGGGGCAGCGATTACTGGCTTGTGGCTAGGTGAAACGGATGACCGCAATCAGCGTTTTCCATTTCAAGTCTCGCCACGGGGTGCTGCACAACAGGTTTACAACTCCCAGGTCAGGCGAGTGCGTCCTGTGGACCCAGCGCTGCTTGAGCAAGTCGGACCTCGGAATTATCGTCTCAGAGCATTTCCCATTCCTCGTCCGTTATCCTCATGGGAGAGGAGAAATGGTAGCGATCGCGCAACGGAAATGCATCTGTGGCTGACCTACAAGGTGATGCGACAAGAGAAGGGTTGGCCTTTACCTGAGTTAAACGAACAACGG includes:
- a CDS encoding TIGR02921 family PEP-CTERM protein; this encodes MNQKSLKQILDVSFHSIFWLWNLMFITVVYIGILPIIGIPLIRETFDGAIPVDFFVTFVALIAVPTVCTVIGAWPLRKQPRELMRLFYGVEAPLFAWCLIRLFLIREFTSVSTLVLGTVLVCILAFAAEVVWGYDPNRKPVAWLQLIAHTLMLLTSVYVGVLLLFYVVPAAGAFIQNFFKFQWLENLWLSWSYIDIIGLLILLLYGFSFTLFLGMPSAFTALYIHSGQRILRAFARQYGRNRAIQGALAVVSVWIILFFSLNVQAQVEAFKLLENYPKTNSDRQALIAQSDVIRTGLVNANLFPYRYLSSREENNHIYAMYKDVFDLPDDLCELLQNSYNLVMSPFLYKGSREDVEKAQQLYGEFFDTPLQKAERKAVQHALQSTAIIDQAKAGLLNIDQKRVWLQKQEVTLDAHGDWADVEIYEVYKNKTTDVEEVLYYFSLPEGAAITGLWLGETDDRNQRFPFQVSPRGAAQQVYNSQVRRVRPVDPALLEQVGPRNYRLRAFPIPRPLSSWERRNGSDRATEMHLWLTYKVMRQEKGWPLPELNEQRNIFWTNRTKRIRNGKVKRGFSDRWLEAYLPADQAQQPMVHQVNLGDGYRISAKPLDLLQKSAIGNTNLSTLKDKRFAVILDSSRSMAAHASQVKKTFTWLQQKGFADQSLTNNDADLYITDAIDNKIDHQAKRIDDISDFNPAEITFYGSIQPEQMLEQFEQLRGNTPYDGILLVTDQGSYELSEDNNNVAVVAAPLWMVHLGNQLPSAYNDTIVKLIQTSGGGVSTDIQGVIQRMATQEALGSSVVSVADGYAWFMESATAETTSETGFEPLAARQLILGLSRNLNGSLEELDRIHGIAKTYDIVSPYSSMIVLVNDEQRKMLKEAEASSDRFDREVETGEEDLNQPSNPFSVSGVPEPEVWMLILISAIALLIISRRQKITVDG